TGGAAGTAATGGTCGCCCGCCTGGCCGGGAATTTTGATGCCGGGCCGCCGTCCACGCCAATCGTGCTGGGGAACGGGCAGATCTCAAAAATTACCGTGAGCCCGGTGGATGCCACCACCAGAGAGATCCTGGCCGAGGGGCGGGCGGGTAACGCCCGCAAGGCACTCAAAGTGCGTGTCCAGCGCACGGCTGCCCCCGTGCTGCAGAACGCCCTTTGTGCCGGAAATTCCCCTAACTTAAGCGGCAACGCATCTGTTAGCGGCAACTTGTTGATTAACGGCAATTTGGAAACTGGCTCCAGTATAAGCCTTACCAATTCCAGGCTGGTGGTGAAGGGCAATCTGGATAATGAAAATGGTAGCATCAACATTTTGTCCGGAGGCAGCCTTTTGGTGGGAGGCAACCTCTATAATAAACACGGCCGCATTGAAACACCGGGCTACCTCCAGGTGGACGGCGCCATCGATAATTCTTCAGGCACCGTGATTTTCTCCCCCGGCGGGACCTACTACACCCCTGCCACGCAATATCCGGCGGGCACGTTTATCATTCAAAATGACGGCCAGGTACCCCGGCTGGACGGCCCGCGGGAAAATATCGCTGCCCTTGTAGAGCCGGCCGCCCTTCTGGATCCAGCGGGAAAAGTGGCCGCCTACCAGGGCTATCCCCGTTTGGCCGTGACCGAACAGGGAAACAAATATGAGTTTGACTTCACCGGTAAGACTGCCGGGACCTATTACCTGGACACCGGTGGAAAGGAACTCTGGCTTGAGGGTACATACAGCGGGAAATGGGTTATTGCCGTTAAAGGGAACGTGGAGTTCAGCGGCGATTTGCAGCCGGCAAATGCAAGCCAGGACGTCCTGGTTTTGCTGGTGAACGGTACGGTTAGCGTACACGGGAACAAAGACATCAGCGCCGTTATATATGCGGGGCGGTTCGAAGCCGGCGGGAGCAGTACCATCAGGGGGACGGTGGTTGCGCAATCTTTTGATGTCGGTGGTAATGCGAGCCTGATCCAGGATAATGACCTGATCCGGAACGCCGTTCCCGTCCTACCGTCAGACCTGGTCACTGTGAAAATTATTTCCTGGCGGGAGGAATACGACGTATTTTGATTTCCCGAACCTGACCGTAACGTCCTGAAAGTTTGGTAACATTTCCATTTCAGGGTTTCCTTTAAAAGCAGGACTTTTTTACTTCAACCACGAAAGTATATTCATGTTTCGCCAGTTTTCGTTCCCCAAAATTATATCCTCGCCCGGGGGCTTTACTTTACTCGAGGTTCTTGTCTCCACGGCCATCAGTGCCATCCTGCTTTTAATTGCGGTGCCCGCCGTACTTAACGGTTTAAGCAAGTACGCCCTGTACACCGGCGCCCGCCAGATGGCCACGGATATTCGCGGCTGGCAGCAGCAGGCCCTTTCCGCAGGGGATACCATGTCTACTTACAGCATACAGTTTGATCCTTTCAACGACGCCTATCATTTAATGATTAATAATGTATCCAGACAAAAGCAGTGTCTCCCTGTTTACCTTGATCTGGTCTCGACAAATTTTCCGTCCAATGAGCTTAAATTTAACCTGCGGGGGATCCCCATTTCCGGTGGCGGGACGGTTACCTTGCGTGAAAAGTTGACGCGAAGATGTTATTACGTCATTGTCGCCCCTGTTACCGGAAGGGTGCGTGTTTCTCCTCTGCCTCCGGCAGGTTAATCCAGATTATTTAATAATGGAAGGTCACCAATGTTCAGAGGCAAAACTTTTACTGCTGTTGACATCGGAGCGGGCGAAATTAAAATTGCGGTTCTTTCCTGCCGACGCCGGAGGGTGATCTGCAATCTGCTGCATCGTTATTTGAGCCCCGGCATGGAGCACCTGGAAGAGGACAGGACTGATGAACTGGCCGCAGCTCTCAAGGCGGCCTTTAAATCTGCACCCGGAGCAGGAAGAAAGGTAATTACCGCCATCGGGGGACAAAGAGTGATTACCCGGCAGTTGCGCCTGCCGGCAATGCCCCTGAAGGAACTGGAACAGGCGGTCGTATGGGAGGCGGAGAAACTGGTGCCGCTGCCCGTCGATGAGCTGGTAATCAGGCCCGTGGTGCTTGGGGAAAGCCAGAACGGGGAAAGCGGGCTGTTTCATGTCCTCCTGGTGGCCGTGAGAAAAGAACTCGTCTACCGTTATTACGATGCCTTCGACCGGGCCGGCCTGCAGATTACAGCCATCGACCTGCAGCACCTGGCCCTGTGGCGGGTCTTTCACGGCTCTTTTGGATACCCGGTTCATGACGGTGGGGTACGGGCAGTGCTGGATCTGGGTTTTTCTTCCGGTCAGTTTATCGTTTTAAAAGGACAGGAACTGGTTTATGTGCGTTCTTTGCCGGTCGAATTAGGAAGGTTGCTGCCCGCGGGCGTTTTTGAGCTGGCACCGGCAGAACCTGCACCACCCCCCGGCGGTGTGGAAATACCGGACGGGGAAGCCGCTGCCGCTGCGGAAGATTTGTCCGGTGAATATGCCGGTTATGATGAAGCACAGTTCGAATAT
This portion of the Desulfofundulus luciae genome encodes:
- a CDS encoding PilX N-terminal domain-containing pilus assembly protein — its product is MRTGAQKGAALVTVLLLTLLLLVFAGSLVQLVTVDKRMSASEVAMTRALYLAEAGVEVMVARLAGNFDAGPPSTPIVLGNGQISKITVSPVDATTREILAEGRAGNARKALKVRVQRTAAPVLQNALCAGNSPNLSGNASVSGNLLINGNLETGSSISLTNSRLVVKGNLDNENGSINILSGGSLLVGGNLYNKHGRIETPGYLQVDGAIDNSSGTVIFSPGGTYYTPATQYPAGTFIIQNDGQVPRLDGPRENIAALVEPAALLDPAGKVAAYQGYPRLAVTEQGNKYEFDFTGKTAGTYYLDTGGKELWLEGTYSGKWVIAVKGNVEFSGDLQPANASQDVLVLLVNGTVSVHGNKDISAVIYAGRFEAGGSSTIRGTVVAQSFDVGGNASLIQDNDLIRNAVPVLPSDLVTVKIISWREEYDVF
- a CDS encoding prepilin-type N-terminal cleavage/methylation domain-containing protein; translation: MFRQFSFPKIISSPGGFTLLEVLVSTAISAILLLIAVPAVLNGLSKYALYTGARQMATDIRGWQQQALSAGDTMSTYSIQFDPFNDAYHLMINNVSRQKQCLPVYLDLVSTNFPSNELKFNLRGIPISGGGTVTLREKLTRRCYYVIVAPVTGRVRVSPLPPAG
- the pilM gene encoding type IV pilus assembly protein PilM; translated protein: MFRGKTFTAVDIGAGEIKIAVLSCRRRRVICNLLHRYLSPGMEHLEEDRTDELAAALKAAFKSAPGAGRKVITAIGGQRVITRQLRLPAMPLKELEQAVVWEAEKLVPLPVDELVIRPVVLGESQNGESGLFHVLLVAVRKELVYRYYDAFDRAGLQITAIDLQHLALWRVFHGSFGYPVHDGGVRAVLDLGFSSGQFIVLKGQELVYVRSLPVELGRLLPAGVFELAPAEPAPPPGGVEIPDGEAAAAAEDLSGEYAGYDEAQFEYLGELVREIRRSLDFYQLQERDNPVETLVVTGGFSKIKGLPAYLAGQLGIRVAAGFPRLPFRDVKNTPRVLDPVFSVAVGLALREVLQ